From the genome of Candidatus Wallbacteria bacterium:
GCCTCAAAAAGTGTCTCCAGTTTTGCAGAGCTGAGTATTGCACTGCAGTTTTTCGAAGAGGAGGCGACACCGACTTTTACACCTGCCTTGATGAAGTCTCTGATCAAGGCCACAGTGGACTCAAAAACCTCCACACCCTGTTCTTCAAGCACTTCATTGAATTTCAGGTTTTTCCTGTTTCCGATTCCGCAGACTGTTTCCGAACCTGGAGCATCGTCCGGATTTCCGAAGGGAATGAATATCGACCTGGATTCGAGGAATGATTTCACTCCCTGATACCTTGGCTTGCCGTCAACGAAAGTCAGGTAATCTCTCTCATAGGTGAATTCCGCGAAACTCTCCCTGTCCCGCTCCTGCCTGAGCCTCAGATATTCGTCGAAAGTCTCTTTCCAGGCTCTGGCATGAACCTTGGCGGTTTTCGTGACTACACCGTCCAGGTCGAAGATCGCTGCTTCAAAATTCAAGCTTGCCATGGCGATCCTCCTCTGATTGCACTGCAATCCTGGATCTTTTCACTCGTCTGCTGGAATCAACTCTCATTTCCCGGTCGTGAATTGTAATTGTCAGCGGTTTTCCGGAAATTAAAGTGACTTTTGTCTCCTGGCTGGAAGATTCCACTTCCAGCAGCCTTCCCTGGAAACAGATCCGGAATTTGAGCTGCTTCCATTGTTTTGGAAGTTCAGGGTTGACCGAGAGCCTGCCTCCTGTCTGGGAAATGCCGCCGAAGCC
Proteins encoded in this window:
- a CDS encoding beta-phosphoglucomutase family hydrolase, which codes for MASLNFEAAIFDLDGVVTKTAKVHARAWKETFDEYLRLRQERDRESFAEFTYERDYLTFVDGKPRYQGVKSFLESRSIFIPFGNPDDAPGSETVCGIGNRKNLKFNEVLEEQGVEVFESTVALIRDFIKAGVKVGVASSSKNCSAILSSAKLETLFEARVCGEVSAQLGLKGKPHGDIFITAASQLGVAPDRAIVFEDATSGVQAGRNGGFGLVLGIARENNRKELLENGADLVVSDLSEISVGSLDSWFSRESSPTH